From one Triticum urartu cultivar G1812 chromosome 3, Tu2.1, whole genome shotgun sequence genomic stretch:
- the LOC125543656 gene encoding serine/threonine-protein kinase-like protein At5g23170: MKEFSYQEIEAATGGFAAKNVVGKGSHGCVYRARLRGGAGHGRRLVTVAVKKASHPQGEAKLANEIAVLTAARHHPGVVTLVGAVAAAGRSPLLVMEFMPNGSLHDLLHRSPRPPPWPRRVEIALDVARAMCALHGAAPRVIHRDVKTANVLLGRDGRARLADFSLAVRVAAAGAPRPAPAGTMGYLDPSYTEPGRLGPESDVFSFGVVLLELISGRKVMDVNASPSSIVAWALPLIGAGLARQVFDGRVAAPRPGTDAEAAIARVLSVAARCVSESVERRPAMAEVASELRGALESGGWHRRGRDVVERVCRRVVSWGVQLRVKTTRRSKVECTELSGSSEGGGAPSRADSCPRSNSIRLG, from the coding sequence ATGAAGGAGTTTTCCTACCAGGAGATCGAGGCGGCGACCGGCGGCTTCGCGGCCAAGAACGTCGTCGGCAAGGGCAGCCACGGCTGCGTCTACAGGGCCAGGCTCAGGGGCGGCGCCGGCCACGGCAGGAGGCTCGTCACCGTCGCCGTCAAGAAGGCCTCGCACCCGCAGGGGGAGGCCAAGCTCGCCAACGAGATCGCCGTGCTCACGGCCGCGCGCCACCACCCGGGCGTCGTGACCCTCGTCGGCGCGGTTGCGGCGGCGGGGCGGTCGCCGCTTCTCGTCATGGAGTTCATGCCCAACGGCTCGCTGCACGACCTGCTGCACCGGTCCCCGAGGCCGCCGCCGTGGCCGCGCCGCGTGGAGATCGCGCTCGACGTGGCGCGGGCCATGTGCGCGCTGCACGGCGCCGCGCCCCGCGTCATACACCGGGACGTCAAGACGGCCAACGTCCTGCTCGGCCGCGACGGCCGCGCCCGCCTCGCCGACTTCAGCCTCGCGGTCAGGGTCGCCGCCGCGGGCGCGCCGAGGCCGGCTCCGGCTGGCACTATGGGGTACCTGGACCCGAGCTACACGGAGCCGGGCCGGCTGGGGCCCGAGAGCGACGTGTTCAGCTTCGGCGTGGTGCTCCTGGAGCTCATCAGCGGGCGCAAGGTGATGGACGTGAACGCCTCCCCGTCGTCCATCGTCGCGTGGGCGCTGCCGCTGATCGGCGCCGGGCTGGCGCGCCAGGTGTTCGACGGGAGGGTGGCCGCGCCCCGTCCCGGCACCGACGCCGAGGCCGCGATCGCCAGGGTCCTGTCCGTGGCCGCGCGGTGCGTGTCGGAGAGCGTGGAGCGCCGGCCAGCGATGGCGGAGGTGGCGTCGGAGCTGCGCGGCGCCCTGGAGAGCGGCGGGTGGCACCGGCGCGGGAGGGACGTGGTGGAAAGGGTGTGCAGGCGCGTGGTGTCGTGGGGGGTACAACTGCGCGTGAAGACGACGCGGAGGAGCAAGGTCGAGTGCACCGAGCTGTCGGGGTCGTCGGAGGGGGGCGGCGCGCCGAGCCGCGCGGACTCGTGCCCCCGGTCCAACAGCATACGACTCGGATAG